The following coding sequences are from one Microtus pennsylvanicus isolate mMicPen1 chromosome 1, mMicPen1.hap1, whole genome shotgun sequence window:
- the LOC142854940 gene encoding 2'-5'-oligoadenylate synthase 1A-like — translation MLDPRNHRLGNTGNLTHSKKSKLKSPVPGFSPPGRHRSFRLQREGKLKGLRMGQGLSSTQASGLDGFIDYYLQPNTSFRNDVRTVINTMCAFLMERCFRDTDYSVRVSKVVKGGSSGKGKMLTGRSDANLVVFLNNLTSIEDQLKQRGEFLKEIEKQLCQLQGEQKFPVKFEVLRSWRNNSPGIILKLSSSELQQEVEFDVLLAYDMLGDVNVYNKPDPQIYRRLISECTSLGKEGEFSTCFTELQRNFLKDRPPKLKNLIRLVKHWYQLCKEKLGEPLPPQYALELLTVYAWERGSGVTEFDTARGFRTVLELVTKYKQLQIHWTVYYDFQDQEISNYLLSRLTRVRPVILDPADPTRNVVGSNPEGWWRLAGEATVWLQYPCIKNWDTSRVRSWDVPTEVPVPQ, via the exons GATCCTCGGAATCACAGACTTGGAAACACTGGCAACCTCACCCATTCCAAGAAATCGAAACTGAAAAGCCCTGTGCCTGGGTTCAGCCCGCCTGGAAGACACAGGAGCTTCAGGctacagagagaaggaaagctTAAGGGCCTGAGGATGGGGCAGGGACTCAGCAGCACCCAGGCCTCAGGGCTGGACGGGTTCATAGATTACTACCTCCAACCCAACACCAGCTTCCGTAATGATGTCAGAACTGTCATCAACACAATGTGTGCCTTCCTGATGGAGAGATGCTTCCGAGACACGGACTACTCTGTGAGGGTTTCCAAGGTGGTGAAG GGTGGCTCCTCGGGCAAAGGGAAAATGCTCACGGGCAGGTCAGATGCCAACCTCGTGGTGTTCCTTAACAATCTCACCAGTATTGAGGATCAGTTAAAGCAACGAGGAGAATTCCTAAAGGAGATTGAGAAACAGTTGTGCCAGTTACAGGGCGAGCAAAAGTTCCCAGTGAAATTTGAGGTCCTCAGATCATGGAGGAACAACTCCCCTGGGATAATCTTGAAGTTGAGTTCCTCCGAGCTCCAGCAGGAGGTGGAGTTTGATGTTCTGCTGGCCTATGATATGCTGG GTGATGTCAACGTGTACAACAAGCCTGACCCCCAAATCTACAGAAGGCTCATCAGTGAGTGTACCTCCCTGGGGAAGGAAGGCGAGTTCTCCACCTGCTTCACCGAGCTCCAGAGAAACTTCCTGAAGGATCGTCCACCCAAGCTCAAGAATCTCATCCGCCTGGTCAAGCACTGGTACCAACTG TGTAAGGAGAAGCTGGGTGAGCCGCTGCCCCCACAGTATGCCCTGGAGCTGCTCACAGTCTACGCCTGGGAACGTGGGAGTGGAGTCACTGAGTTCGACACAGCCCGGGGCTTCCGGACAGTCTTGGAACTGGTCACAAAATACAAGCAGCTTCAAATCCATTGGACAGTTTATTATGACTTTCAAGACCAGGAGATCTCAAACTACCTGCTGAGTCGGCTCACAAGAGTCAG GCCTGTGATCCTGGACCCAGCTGACCCAACAAGGAATGTGGTTGGTTCGAATCCAGAAGGCTGGTGGCGGCTGGCAGGAGAAGCTACAGTCTGGCTGCAATACCCATGCATTAAAAATTGGGATACTTCCCGAGTGCGCTCCTGGGATGTGCCG ACCGAAGTTCCTGTGCCACAATAA